Genomic DNA from Lactococcus garvieae:
ACCTACACCGCCTTTATAGGCCGTTCCAAGGTCTTTTTTATAATGACGTGTAGCAATATGAAAAAGTTCTTCCGATACCTCGGAACCGAGAACAATTCTTGTTTGGCATTGACTATTTATACTTTGAGGCAAGTCAGTGCTTAAAAGATATTGACTTGTTAGGCAGATAATAAATCCAGCCATGCGTCCTTTAAGGGCAATTTGTTTCAGTAAATTTTCCATTTCTTGTTTTTGCTTTTTATCCCCTGCATGAAGTCCTGCAAGGACTTCGTCAAAGATAAGTATATGTGCTGGAAGATTTAGAGAGGAGAAGTTAGCCCCAAAATCAATGGTTCTGTTTTCATAATGTTCTGAGTAGGTAGACTCCATTTTATTTACCATGAATTTTAGGAGGTCTATGATTTCTTCAGGAGTAGAAGCTACTTTGATTCCTGCTTTTTTTACAATAGCCCCAAAATCAGAATTTTTAGCATCTACGAAGTATACTGTATGTCCTCTTTTTACTGCCATTGCTAGTAAATAAGCAGTCAGATAGGATTTACCTCCACCCGTCGGGGACAGCAGCAAGATGTGACATGATTCGCTTGTCAGATTCCACTGAACATTATGATATAAAGGGATAGGAGTATAGTTATATTTCTTCATTTTCTAAAATCTCCAATCCATTTAATTGAGGAGGTTGTTTACCGAAGGTGTAAATACTCTTATAATCTTCTTCTGTAAAGCTGATTAAGGACATTCGTAAGTATTCGCTCAATTGTTTACCTAGCCTTGATTTATCTTCAATGAGCCCATCCGAATAAAGTTCAATACGAATTCGACTATCTTTTATTTGATAGCGCCATTCGACTGTGAAAATTGTATTTCCATATTCAATTTTTTTGACGAGTAATTGAGTAAACTTTTTAAGTTTCGCTCGTAATGCCAAAACTTCAATTGGACTACTCTTACTAAAAACATACAGGAACAGTATTTCAAAGAAAATCAAAGATGAAAGAGCTGTAAGAACTATTTTGGACTGTATGGAAAGATGTAGACTGTATTTGTTTGTGAGCTGTAAGAAGACGAATGCAAGGACAGACACAAAACTACTAAGGATAAAAAGGTAGGCGTAGGCTTTGCTTGAATTCCTTTTACTGATTATTATTTTGAGTCTATTCATGAGCTTTACCAGTATGTAATTTAACTTCATTGATAATGATTTTCAAACCACGGTATGCGCCATTTGAACCATTCCCGCTCCACATAGGAGCAAGGAGTGCCTCTTTTAAAGAAATTTCTTGTCCGATTAATTTGAGCGGGTCTAGGGTGAAGAGATATTCTTCATCGTTTTCAATTTCAATTGTGAATGCCAGTTTACGAATTTCTTTGTCAGTGATTCCCAAAGATTTTAAAGCTTGAACTTTTTGCGGATCTAAGGCAGAGAGCTTGATTTTATCAATTGTATTTGGAATAGGCTTAGAGTCTTTTTCGTCTGTCCGCTTTTCAGTAGCATGTGCAGAAATGATAACTGCACTTGCAGGGAGTGTGGCATTCGAAGATTTGATTCTAAGATTTTTAAGCGTCATATCTGTAAAAAGTGCTGTCTGATTTAAAGTTGTCATATGAGTGTACCTCTATTTTCTATTTGATGTGTCACTGAATTTTAATTCAGTAATACAAAAGTTATAATTAACGTTTTATGAGAAAATAGCAAAGCAGGTAATGTCCAATACCTGCTTTTATCTGCCTATATTTGATATAATAGAGGTAGACAAAAGGTAGTGTTTTAACACTAGCTTTAACTATTTTAAGTAGCACAAGGGACGGTCGCCAAACTATACCCAAGTGCTTTTTTTATATTAAAAATATGAATGTAATAACCAGAGAATTGATTATACTAGTATTTTTAGAGTTTCTATCTAGATGTAGAAACAGTTACATAGTTATCATCTACAGAGTCAAATACAGGCATTGAAGTGCCATTAAACTCAGTAGCATACGTCTTATCTTCCGTATCATCGAATATCATATATTGCTTATCATAAGCTGTGAATGTTGTCCCATTAAGCGTACTAAGTGTTAATTTTAAATCATTCTTTTCGTCGTGGGGAAGTACTGTGTCTGTGTATTCTGGCTCACCATTATCACCGAGAAGAGGTGTCCCATCCTCATGACTGACAATAGGAACGCTATCCATTTGTAAACCAAAGTTGGCCTTGGCACTAGCTGTAATCTCTTCGCTTTGGATATTATTACCAGTTGAATCAGTTACTGCAGATATTTTAATAGTTTGAGGTGTTCCCTCGACAAATTTAGTCTTTTGCCCTTTTGCTATATAGGCTCCTGTTTGGATTGTTTCTTTGAGGTCTTGTTTTTTAAGATGTTCAACCATTTTGTCAATAATTTGTTTATTACTTAACCCTTTAAAGTCACCTAATACTAAAGGTGTAGGGGTATTATCGGTATTATAAATAGTAACTTTTCCTTTATTAAAATAGTAAACGCTAGCTACTTCCGTATTAATACCTGGAGTTTCAGAACCTAGGTATAATTGATAAATGATACGCTCATTTTTCATTAAATCTTCACCGAATTTATAAGTTGGTTCTGAATTGGATGAAGCAGCTTCTGTACTTTGATTTGAGGTATCAGAAGAATTTTTATCTGTGGTAGAAGTAGCGCCACATCCTGCTAATAAAAGAAGCGTAACTCCTAATGTGAGTGTAAGTTTTAAGTTTTTCATAAAAGTTCCTAGTCTAAATTTTTTTACTCATGTATGAACGTATCTGGTCCATGTGCGATTACTTTTGCAATATGTTTTTCACTACTAGACTGTACAAATGATAAGGATGCATGAGGATTTTTCTTATAGAACTTCATGTCTTCCTTTGTCATATAGAGCTCCCATTCGATATCGTCTATGATTTCAATAACACTTACTAAGTCTGTTAGATCTTGATTCCTAAGCTCAGAAGCGCTACGTGATTTAGTATGTTCTGATATTCCCAATAAAAATTTTCCTTTCGATTTCTCGAGTCATTCCAACTCTTTTTGTTAAAGTAGTAGTGCTCCCCTGAGTGCAGGGGGCATAATATAAATAAGAAAAAAGTCCAGTAAAACTGGACTTTTTTCTTATGAGTTTACGTAGTTACCTTCAAAGATTAATAACTAAAACACATACTTCTTTGATAGAGGACTCGTGTGTGACAATAATGACCTTATTTTTATTTTATGGATGATTAGGGAACAGCTTCATCACTCTTTGATACTCCTTTTGGTACTCTTTAAACTTGTCCTCAACTAGTCGTATCTGTTCAATAGTGAGTTCAGACTTCCTTGTCTTAAGTTGACTTCTCTCTGAGGTTCTCATAATATCGGTGTTTTCTATGCTTGTATATTCAGATTCAACTTCCTTTGAATTAGTGATTAAAGGTAGTTTCTCTTCCAAAACTTTAAAACTTTTAATATTATTGGAAGTTTGTCTAATAAATCGAGAATACAATTTATTTATGGGTTCAGTATGTATAGCATCTCTAGAACTCTCAACAGTAGACTGGCTACTGACTTTGTCTGTCTTAGGGTCAAAGAAGTGTTCTTTTGTTTTTGGACTTGTACAGGCAGTTAGAGTTATGAGTGATATTCCGCATAATAGTATTTTAGTCTTCTTGTTCATTTATACTCCAATCAGTTATGACAATTCATATGTTATAGTTTGAAGATTCGAGGATACGACCAGTTAAATATACACCTCTTTGTAATCATTTCGTCTTTTTATCTCGCGTGCAACTTTAGAAAGAATCAAGAATTTCAGTAACTGATACTAATTCTAACTTTTTCGAAGTTTAACAAAATAATAGATTACAAATATTATCAAAGTAAAAGCTAATTGTCTAATACCTAGAAATAGATTTTGTTGAAAATTAATTAGTAAATGATATAGTGAATAGATTACTATAAACCCGGTACTAATATATACAATATACTTTTCTATATCTTATCTCCTTTACTCTACTGACTCCAACCAACACATCTCAAATATATTCTATAATAGCACACGGACTTCTTATTAATATATTAATAGTAAATTCTTGTTTGCAGTTTTAACTTGCTTACATTCTACATTTATTAGTAAAAAAAATCAAAACAAAACTTGACATTTTTTATCAAAAAGGAACATAACAAATAGATCTAACTTATAACAAGATTTATCGCTTGTGTGCGAATACTATCCGAGAAGTTAAAAAGTAGGACAAGAGTCTTAGAAAACGTTAGGGGCACTTGGAACGCTTTGATATAATTAAGTATATAAATAAAAAATAAATCAAGAGTGTTGTAGAATGAAGATGAATAAAGGAAGGTTATATGAAAAAAATTTTTTTATTTAGCACATTTATATTATCGCTAACCTTAGTAGGATGTTCTTCTAAAAATAACGAAGAAACAAAAGGAACAACGGCCTCTAACTCCACCATGCAAAAAGAGCAGGCAACAGAAGTTCGGAGTAGCCCAGTTAAAGAAGACGCTGCAGAGGATGAAGCTCTAATAGAACTAGAAGAGTATTCTACTATACAATCTCAGGTCTCTTTATCAGATTTAACAGGAACGGTTTCATTAAATAATCTAAAGAAAAGAATTATTATATTTAAAGACCACAATCAGAGAGAAAAATATAAGACAATTTTTATTAAGGCAAAAAAGATGTTGAAAATAATTGACCTATCTGATCATAATACGATGATTTTTATAGGAAATATTTGATATAATAATCTTGTCAAATGGCGGAGAAAAAGCGTGTGGGATAATATAGTGTGCAAGAAGTCCATAATCTAAATGGACTTTTTATGTGCTGTCACGCGTATTTAATCGCTCCTAATATAATTTATCTAAGTCACTATAAAAAAGCTCACAGCACGAAACTGTGAGCTTTTATCTTATATGTTATTGTGCCAAAATGACAGCGTTAAAAGTAAAAATAAAATAACGATAAACGTAAAAAGAGTTTTATATATTCGAGATGATTTTTCTACCTTATCAACATACGTATCTTTAAATAATACCACTTTAAACTCATTCTCTGGATTTTCTTTAAGGTATTTTTTTAAGAATTTCTGGTGTTGTCTGAGTGTCGGAGGA
This window encodes:
- a CDS encoding helicase HerA domain-containing protein, translating into MKKYNYTPIPLYHNVQWNLTSESCHILLLSPTGGGKSYLTAYLLAMAVKRGHTVYFVDAKNSDFGAIVKKAGIKVASTPEEIIDLLKFMVNKMESTYSEHYENRTIDFGANFSSLNLPAHILIFDEVLAGLHAGDKKQKQEMENLLKQIALKGRMAGFIICLTSQYLLSTDLPQSINSQCQTRIVLGSEVSEELFHIATRHYKKDLGTAYKGGVGRGYAVTPQTGLTYFEAPKMILKGYDYTGLLKKLKGDKHD